ttctatcatttttcattattatctaaatcttcaatattattattttgatatatttttatcaaatcttcaatattattattttgatatttttcatggaTCCATGCCTAGTGGTACAAAACCCCCCCCTCCTCCTGTGAACTACCCCCAATCATTACCCTCCTCTTCCCAATCCATTTCCTCGAAACCTCCCTCTCCTTCCAAAACCACAGAGACAACCCTGACCCACCAGACAGCAAggccctcttcctcccctctccaaGGCTATCCATCCCCCAACCCATCACCCCCTCCCCAGCGAACCCCTCCCAAGCTACCCCCTCTCCTTTTCCAGTCTATACTTCACCTTCTCCCTACATTCCGACCTCTCCTTCTCATCTCGCTCTCTCCATTCCTATCCCCTCCCTTGAACTCTACAACTCTGTCTCTCCAAACCCCCTACTCACACAACAGAACATGCCTCAAATATTACTCTACCTCCTTACACAAGATGCACTCGTATCATCAGGGATTACAACACAGACAACCCAATGACTGAGTGGAAATTCAACAAGGGCGAAATCATACACTTCATGAAGAATATTATGACTGCCTTCACTGAATTCGCAGAAATCCCATTCACCCAAACCCTTACCGAAAAAGCCATCAGTCAGATCCTCAATGAGACAATGTCCCGGCAATCAAATTCATGAGCACAGACAGCGACACTGTTTCCACCACCAACTATGACACAAACCCAAATTCCCCCCTCAATAATGACAAGGAGCTGCTGAAGATACTTCAATGGAACATTCTCGGCGTATGCTCCAAATTTGCATTACTGCAGTTGCAAATATCCCTGGGAAATCATGATATCATTACTCTGCAAGAAACACTCCTTAGAGAACACCTGTCCTTTTCCTTCAAAGGATACACTGTATACCAGACACCTCACATGGACTCTACAAGAGGGCTCCTAACACTGGTCAAAAACAGTATTCCCTCCTCCCAGATTCCAAGCATAGACTGTGGACCAGAAGCAGAAATATTAAACATCAAAATCATTCTAGAGGGCACAACTGTTACATTCTACAATGTTTACAGAGCACCGAATAGCACCCTAGAAGCAGATGCACTTTTGATGCAGCCTCCTGAGAAAATGCCCTTATTACAGATGATTTCAAACCACACCACCCCTTCCTTAAGTCCAGACAACAAACCAACCTTGCAGGATGTCACCTGCACTTTCTATTCCAGGAATTCCCAGAAGTAAAGTTGTTGAACAACTGCGATGAGCCCACACATCTACAGTAGACAATGGTAGGCTGGACCTCACTCTGGTTTCCAAAAACCTGCAGGAAGGGGCAATATGGGAACTGCTCCCCATTCTTATCAGTGACCACTTTGCCTTGCAGACAAGGCTACTGTTAAGGagtctccctccccctcctcttccccctcccagaTGGAACCCTGAGTTTGCAAATTAGAACTCTTTCGAAAATCACATTACTACCTGGTCCACAgaatacataaatcattttttGCAGGATGTTTGTACATTACAAAATTTCTGCAACAACATAACCAGTGCCGCTAGAGCATCCATGCCTAAAAAGAAATACCCCACCACAAATACAAACCACAAAGATGCCTGGTACTACAACTCtcagataaaggagatgaaaaaaagattaaaccaAGTGAGAAAACTCTTCAGAAGGTACAGAACAGACAGCTTGCATGCCACACTGATTGAAGTCTCAGCTCACTCTGCTCAGGTATCCAAAGAAGTGAGACAAGCAACCTGGTTTCAATGGTGCAGACTGTACACCATCTCACACCCATTGCCAAGCTGTGGAACTGGTTCAACAAAGTCTCtggtaaaaagaatttcataaatgtCACTCACTCTGACCCACAAAGTGAAGCTGACAGAGTAACACAGCATTTCGCTGACTGGATGAAGACTGTCAACCTCTCCCTCGACACTCAGCGATGCCTAAGAGCATTAGAACATCTCAGAAGCAGGAGTGTACTTGAAGCCTGCAACACCCATGGCAAAACAGACACTCCCTTCACCATGGAGGAATTAAACTTTGCGTTAAAGAAAGCAAAGGATACTGCACCTGGATCTGACCTTATAATCTACAGCATGCTCAAGAATATGGGCAAATCTGCAAAGACAGTATACCTAATGCTGGTCAACAAGACCTATGTCAAAAGAATCAGACTGGGGAAATGGAACCAGCAGGACATAAACccaattcccaaaccaaaacagcCAGGCACCTACAGACCCATTGCTTTAATTAGCTGCACCAAAAAGGTAGCTGAGAGGATGGTCCTCAATAGACTACTCTAGAAAGCAGGCCCCCTACATCCATGTATCTATGCATACAGGAAGGAAATTGGAACTCAGGAATGCATAACTGATGTCCTATCCATAGTAAACGAAAGGAAAGCCTTAATTGTCTTCCTCGACCTTGAGAAAGCCTATGAGTTGGCAAATTCCACTGTCATACTCTCCTCACTTGTTCAAAAAGGCATAAAAGGTAATCTCTTGGCATGGACACAAAGTACACTCAGAATCGAGAAGTGAGAGTTTACTTTCAAGGAGCCCACTCTGAGTTCACTGAACATGAAAATGGGACCCCACAGGAAGGAATACTCAGTCCCTTTCTCTTTAATGTCCTCATGGAAAACCTCGCTACACAGAACCTACCCAAAGGGGTGAAAATCTTCATTTATGCAGATGTTGTCTGCCTAGTGTGGCCCCAGCAACCAGGCGACATTCAACTGCAGAAAACCTAGCAATTACTATACTTGATCGAAGGTAAGTGCAAGGAACTTGGCCTCAAAATCAACACTGACAAAACTACAGCTATGGCCATCAAGCACACTTGCCCACCCAATAATCTCTCCATCATGGGAAAACCCATAGAATGGGTGAGAGATTTCATGTACCTGAGAgtgaatataaatcataaactctCATCGACATTTGAAATACAGCATTTGAAGCAGAAGACCAATTGTTGCCTAAATGCAATGGAAAGAATCACTTCACTTCGCCAAGGTGCATCAAGTCATCTACTCACGATGTTCTACATTCAAACCACCCGTTCTGCAGTGGAATATGTGGAGCTGACACTCACAAAGATGACACACCCTCAGGTCTGCTCACTTGAAGTGATTcaaaacaatgcaatgagaatcaTTGCAGGTGCTCAAATGTGGACAAAACCCTGCCTATTCAAAGCAGAAACcaaccttctccctctcccttccagaGTTGATCAAAGAAATGCCCTCACCATTGTCAAAACCTTGAAAAGCAGTAGGGATTGCCCTTTGAGGAACAAAATAACTGGAATCCTAAACTTGCATGAGGAACTCAGCCCTCCCAGGAATTATATGGGGAACCTCCTCGCCACTCTGAGAAGGATCAACATGCAAGAAGCTGCTGTTGCAACTAAGAGAGAAGCACCCAGCAACAACTATGTCAAACTCCCTCCTTGGACTCCCATCcccttcaatttccatttcactcttctcCCAGCAAACAAGGCACTCTGCTCTCTGGCACAACTCAGACAAGCTGCACAAGCAGCCATAAACAACACATCTGCTCCTAATGTTTACTACACAGATGGTTCAGTGGACCGAAATATaccagcagcagctgcagcagtagtctcctcctccctaaaagtGAGCTGGAGACTTTCAAACAATGCCTCCACCCTGCAAACGGAGCTGGTTGGCATCCAAAAGGCGCTAGAAGACTCCCTATACCAGGCAGGAAACACAACAATCCACACGGATTCAAAGTGTGCAATTGTCGCTATAAAGAGTCAATCACACACTGAAAATGTCCACATCCTAACCAGCACAAAAGCTGCAGCCTTCGTTCATCAGAGCAAGGGAAGGCAAATGACACTGAATTGGATTCCCAGTCACATAGGAATCCAAGGAAATGAAGAGACAGATCAACTTGCAAAAAGCACTCTGCAATGCAATACAATCAGTATTGCCCTAAATCAGTCCCTCatgtaaatgaaacagaaaattttcagGTACAGCAAAAATGAAGCCCACAGCAAAATTCGTCAGTCACTTCTTCAAGGATCCAGGTCTGCAAAATGGCATGTAGAAAAcactaaattacaaagtttttctcttttcaggaaCACACCCAGAAGACTTGCAGTCATCATCAGTCGGCTACAGTTAGGATATATGTCCACCTGCCAGTTAATCACTCCAGAAAACAGAGCATGCACGTACTGTGAACAAGTAGTGCATGAGCCACTGGATCATTACCTGTTACACTGTCCGGAGACTTTTCCCTGAGGCGGGAAAACACCCACTAACAAACACCAAACTGGTAACACACACAactgaaaacattgaagaatTCTCACCGTTCCtctgctcctacccaccacccaGGTAAACAAAAACGGGTCCCATGCCAAACACTGCCTCAGATTACTCATCATCTCACATTTACCTTCTGCAAAAgtgtctctctttttatttacatcttttcagGCTGACGCAACCAACTCATCTCCACTGAGACCTTTTCAGAATCTGCACGGGCGACCCATGGCTCAACATCTTCACAGCAACTGACCTGTCACCCCTAACCTACGTGTTTTACGACCTTTTTCCAATCAATTGCTCAGTCATGAGTATCATTAACTTACCTTCAATATGCTTATCACTTTATGATCACTAGCAGCATTATCAAACTTGTAAAGTTCCTTGGTTTTACTCTCACCTTACCATATAGTTTTTGTCTATCAAATTAACTCACACATCTATCTAATCATTCATGTCAGTGCTAGTATTCAAACCGAGagagttattaatttattgagttaattattcatttatttaaattttaattattttttcactcatatggatatatattcttatcttaattttaccttagtctcttcctttaatttattcatttatgtttatttttaactgttattttaattttctcccctctctctttttccatggCAACCCACCCCGACTAAAACGCACCTCTCAGACATCCATACTGCATCCCACTTCACCAAATGACTTACggactgctctatgagcaaggCCGTGATGGCACACAGCCGTCTCAAGTATAAGCAAAGAACATCTTCCATTAATTACAAAACACCAGCGTCACCTCCCAGTCACCACCACCAATCTCCTGCTCACTCAATAAAGTCAGCTATGACCATGTTTTTCTCTCCCTCacatccttcccttcctttttagTCTTCTCCTCTCAAGACTAAAACTACAATCTGCTGTCGCTATGCCTTCATCTTAAGCTTTACACTTAATCTGAAGGGAAGTTTAAGTCTCATCCTTTCTCTGCAACATAaaattcctcccttccttcccagcCTCTCCTACTCACTGGGACTTGCTGTCtgatgaggaagaagtaagagcaagtaaaggaaaatacagaaagaagagatctcacttattaaagaagaaaaataatagtaaattactaaacagatgaaaaaaattaaagtgaaaggagaatagtattagggtagtaatgcattgcatcttagcttgaacttccgaagtgccaattgcacgacatcctcagtagggagactgcgccacagtccaacggtctgaggaataaaggacctcataCTACCGctataactactactacttctactaagCCTACTATACTACCACTTGAACGCCTTGAAACTGAAGGGAAAACCTGACAAGgccttttctgtcaatttttagTGAATAGTCTTCCTAAATATCATTTCTGGCTGATGTTAATTAATACTTACTTGTGTTTATTGATTCTCCTTTGGTTCAGACAAAGAACCTTTTCAAATCCCTGACACTAAAGCTTGGATAAGTCTTTGTCTCTCAGGGACACAAAGTTCCTCAAATACCTCCTAAGTTGAAAATGGACTTCCTCCAAAATTCGAAATCACTTCAACATGTCAATTAAGTATATACAGACGATGATTCCGACTTTCAGTATTTGGGAAATATGGATGAATTAATGAGTAGTTTACGGATAAGAAGGATGTATTCAGGAGTAATTttcggaaaatatgaatgaattcaggAATACTTATCGGactatatgaatgaaataagtagttttcgaaaaatataaatgaattcagtAGTAGTTTTACCGATGCCTTTTCGTGTTTACGGCttctcactttattttcaagttaaaattagTTTCTTCACACTAATCaaacattttctaaaagtaattaTCTCAGTAAAGGAATATGCATACCAAGATGCCTGttaaattaactttgaaaaatttcTGAGAAATTCTCTTATTGCAATGTTACCTCCAATTTAGTTCAAGTTCCCCAACGAAATAAAtccagagtgaaataaaaaataataaaaacaaacaacaaacagcaGTTTCATGTTGGTGTGATATGTTTAGGTGGTCAGTTAAGACACCAACGCTCTCGCACGTACGAGCACCAGAGGAAAGTTTCCCCAAAAAGAACTTTTGTGGCGGAGTTTTTGTCAGGACTGATTTGCAGAAGACCTCCACTACTTTCGCCAGGgaacccccgtaggggggtagtgccgtcagtgcacctcacgcggtgcactgtaggcattacttaaggttctttgcagcgtcccttcgggccctagctgcaacccctttcattcctttcattgcacctccgttcatattccctttcttctatctaactttcctcaaccctctcctaacaattgtttcatagtgcaactgctttgaagttttcctcctgctatacctttcaagcctttttaccctcagtttccctttgagcactgactaacctcatagatcccagggcttggcctttgcctaaattctatattcttttctacgCCAAGGTAACAGCAcgacagaaaatggaaaacatggcaacatacataaaataaatctcagaCTCACGAGAATTTTGCTTCCGCAAAAATTCCCAGTTCATTTTGAAACCTCGTTTCCGAAATGTTCCCTTCGAGGCTAACAAGGAAAAGACAGATTTCCCTCGAGTGTTCGTCGAAATAATCATTCTGGTTCTGGGTCGTCATATGGGACTGTGTTTCTTTGCTGCTGCTGCCTATGAAACAACGAACTAATTTTTCTAGAAATCAAATTAGGTTTTGTTAATTGTTACATTCATTTTcaccaagcgaagatgcagtgcattactaccctaatacaagtctccttgtattttaataagttacttacatttttatctatttatttattaattgttaattttttttttttatttctaataagtgatttctttctgttccaacttttccttttaccatctgtcacttctttctcatgaacaccattttcttcgGATgcctcaatttcaagtcaatggccctgtggtggttTTGTTCCATaagattctaaataataataataataataataataataataataataataataataataataataataataataataataataataatagagcacgATCTATATATGATCTtcagatgtatatttatttgtttttgttccatGCGATAAATACTTACTGTTGATAGGAAATTGCTGCTTTTAGATTGTCATTGCAAagcatgaatttaaatatattcaatgTTCAAATGAGCAGTAATACAATAAGTTACAAATGTACTGTAGatgtatgaaaattatacagGCCTGATGAACAGTCCTTTGACCTGAAAGAGCATTAAACTATTTTGCTTGTAAAATAATCTGAAGGGCTGGAAATCcgcatttttcttaatttagagaatatttaaGTGTATAGTTCGTCTAGAgtaaaaacatgacatttttattatatttcacaaaatcctaGATAATATAAGGAATTTCCATCTGTGTTATTATGCACGCTTTTATTAAGGTTCGCGTTTTTTCTCAACCACTTTTAATTGTTCGTCTTCCGCCTGAATTTACGTCCACCCACTGTGACTCCACAAACAACAATTATACTTTCTACATCAGCCGTTTCCCCTTTATGAGATTATCCCGCCTGGTTTAATTCATGTATGTCTTatgtacttgtgtgtatatacatggacatatatatatatatatatatatatatatatatgtatatatatatatatatatatatatatatatatatatatatatataatatatatatatatattattttatataatcatacAGTAATATCATATTCACTGGACTGGTTTTTATAGTGTGTAGTTCCAGGTTGCATCCCAGCCTCCTTAGAGTCCatcttttctcactatgtgcgctgtttctagtagcacacttttctgcatgagtcctggagctacttcggcatctagtttttccagattccttttcagggttcttgggatcgtgcctagtgttcctatgattatgggtacaatttccactggcatattccatatccttcttatttcgattttcaggtcttgatacttatcagtttttttctttctttctcatctactctggtgtcccatggtattgccaca
The sequence above is drawn from the Macrobrachium rosenbergii isolate ZJJX-2024 chromosome 15, ASM4041242v1, whole genome shotgun sequence genome and encodes:
- the LOC136846216 gene encoding uncharacterized protein, whose amino-acid sequence is MAIKHTCPPNNLSIMGKPIEWVRDFMYLRVNINHKLSSTFEIQHLKQKTNCCLNAMERITSLRQGASSHLLTMFYIQTTRSAVEYVELTLTKMTHPQVCSLEVIQNNAMRIIAGAQMWTKPCLFKAETNLLPLPSRVDQRNALTIVKTLKSSRDCPLRNKITGILNLHEELSPPRNYMGNLLATLRRINMQEAAVATKREAPSNNYVKLPPWTPIPFNFHFTLLPANKALCSLAQLRQAAQAAINNTSAPNVYYTDGSVDRNIPAAAAAVVSSSLKVSWRLSNNASTLQTELVGIQKALEDSLYQAGNTTIHTDSKCAIVAIKSQSHTENVHILTSTKAAAFVHQSKGRQMTLNWIPSHIGIQGNEETDQLAKSTLQCNTISIALNQSLM